A part of Anaerotignum faecicola genomic DNA contains:
- a CDS encoding SMEK domain-containing protein encodes MMNKEVYLKNIAENLALLSREVSILNAVNLYDINIIAEDFFPGLLNLIYGYELKNANHLEKNAPAIDLIDQKNRIAVQVTSDNSSTKIKHTIEEFNKSQAYHLYDRLVVLILTQKKKYSSNFDTQGLFSFEKARDIWDVEKLIKDIRELETAQIKNVSDYLSEELYNKYYSVRETQAGEVDTIIDLIEYISQHRKVNKDRETTVDPEYKIYKRFKNFADKLITEYTTLYTIYGEALNIVNETLGIDEAQDIIIMFYLQDISVQFLEEEHDNPIAALNKLVTYFEEKLSINGKKYDRSAIKFYLVNEMIKCRVFPNERSEYDAGK; translated from the coding sequence ATGATGAATAAAGAGGTTTATTTAAAAAATATAGCTGAAAATTTAGCATTATTAAGTCGGGAAGTATCTATATTAAACGCAGTAAATCTCTATGACATTAACATCATTGCAGAAGACTTCTTTCCTGGGCTGTTGAATCTTATCTATGGTTATGAATTAAAAAATGCAAATCATTTGGAAAAAAACGCTCCGGCAATTGACTTAATTGATCAGAAGAATAGGATAGCAGTTCAAGTTACATCAGACAATAGTAGCACAAAAATCAAACATACGATAGAGGAATTTAATAAAAGTCAAGCGTATCATTTATACGACAGATTGGTTGTGCTAATTTTGACGCAGAAGAAAAAATATTCTTCTAATTTTGATACACAGGGGCTGTTTTCTTTTGAAAAGGCAAGAGATATTTGGGATGTTGAAAAGTTAATAAAAGATATTCGTGAATTAGAGACAGCGCAAATAAAAAATGTTAGTGATTATCTGTCAGAAGAATTGTATAACAAATATTATTCTGTGAGAGAAACTCAGGCGGGAGAAGTGGATACAATCATAGATTTGATAGAGTATATTTCACAACATAGAAAAGTAAACAAGGATCGTGAAACAACGGTAGATCCAGAGTATAAGATATATAAAAGATTTAAGAATTTTGCAGATAAATTAATTACGGAGTATACGACGCTTTATACAATTTATGGAGAGGCGTTGAATATTGTGAATGAAACGCTTGGAATAGATGAAGCTCAGGACATTATTATTATGTTCTATCTGCAAGATATTAGCGTACAATTTTTGGAAGAGGAACATGATAACCCGATTGCTGCTTTAAACAAATTAGTTACATATTTTGAAGAAAAATTAAGTATTAATGGGAAAAAATATGACCGTTCTGCGATAAAATTTTATCTTGTTAATGAAATGATTAAATGTAGGGTATTTCCAAACGAAAGGAGTGAGTATGATGCTGGCAAGTAG
- a CDS encoding YodL domain-containing protein, with protein sequence MSTSQFAVYQLKRKPELRNLLFRMYEELAQEQIPVQVANYEQVYLGTMKSGETPEQIKKELEKKQPHNYKGHAVSTSDVLILNDNGVTTTYYVNKDTFIEIPDFMKVTSSENGGLTKDTVGYEIEGKDGTWEVVDYLLVEGKNYFLMEHEQYGKDVAYVVLDQKGNVLVDSTYNGFDDVVKQKILDSLHPPVQEQSGNSKPKLDNWQKYMENGEYLRSAEITEEANYNMIDGLKNNAAPKDKKPRPKESVLAKLNEKKEEVARRGGQKAMQQVMGQDMERKKR encoded by the coding sequence ATGAGTACAAGTCAGTTTGCAGTTTACCAGTTAAAAAGAAAGCCGGAATTGAGAAATCTTCTTTTCCGGATGTATGAAGAACTTGCACAGGAGCAGATCCCTGTGCAGGTGGCAAATTATGAACAGGTGTATCTTGGAACAATGAAATCGGGAGAAACACCAGAACAGATAAAAAAGGAGCTGGAGAAGAAACAGCCACATAATTATAAAGGTCATGCAGTCAGTACCAGTGATGTGCTGATCCTTAATGATAATGGTGTCACGACCACTTATTATGTAAATAAAGATACTTTTATAGAAATTCCAGATTTTATGAAAGTTACATCTTCAGAAAACGGTGGACTTACAAAAGATACAGTTGGATATGAAATAGAGGGAAAAGACGGGACATGGGAAGTAGTAGATTACCTGCTGGTAGAAGGAAAAAATTATTTTCTTATGGAACATGAGCAGTATGGAAAAGATGTTGCGTATGTAGTATTAGATCAGAAAGGCAATGTGCTTGTAGACAGTACCTACAATGGATTTGATGATGTAGTAAAACAGAAGATTCTTGATTCTCTGCACCCGCCAGTACAGGAGCAGTCCGGAAATAGTAAACCGAAACTGGATAACTGGCAGAAATATATGGAGAATGGGGAATACCTGCGAAGTGCGGAGATCACAGAGGAAGCAAATTACAATATGATTGACGGACTTAAAAATAATGCAGCACCGAAAGATAAAAAGCCCCGTCCAAAAGAATCTGTCCTTGCAAAACTGAATGAGAAAAAGGAAGAAGTCGCAAGGCGCGGCGGACAGAAAGCTATGCAGCAGGTAATGGGACAAGATATGGAACGCAAGAAAAGGTAA
- a CDS encoding transposon-transfer assisting family protein, which produces MMVRFEEDEYTALAIFDAGNRVQTMEAMDEIFSYLDEDMKLLIFTTIQKLYYLSDEGYEELQKTVEIYKADLEVDGE; this is translated from the coding sequence ATGATGGTAAGATTTGAGGAAGATGAATATACCGCTTTGGCAATTTTTGATGCAGGAAACAGGGTACAGACAATGGAAGCGATGGATGAGATTTTTTCCTATCTGGACGAAGATATGAAGCTGCTGATTTTTACAACGATTCAGAAACTCTACTATCTTAGTGATGAGGGATATGAAGAACTGCAGAAAACGGTAGAAATTTATAAAGCAGATTTGGAGGTGGATGGAGAATGA
- a CDS encoding DUF3849 domain-containing protein, with product MANREEQLKQITEQLEQGVAEIFTSEKYTEYLNTMAKFHNYSFNNTLLIAMQKPEATLVAGYQAWQKKFNRQVKRGEKGIQIIAPAPFKEKQEIEKTDPETGEIVIGEDGQPETEVVERVITKFRVTTVFDVRQTTGEPIPEFEVSELEGDVLIYHDFMEALKTVAPVPIRFIEIDGEAKGFYQIVDKYIAVQPGMSEAQTMKTAVHETAHAVLHDRDQMEAEGVVKDQLTKEVEAESVAYVVCNHFGLDTSEYSFSYIASWSSGKNMKELRASMDTVRKTSAELIGQIEEKVKELQAERSEQEATVGEQTEELSAMQYAEQTINRLEQERTIFSNDQRNLIVNFAYKLDDRDATEKLAENLAEAILNGNREEVIKLLGEAEEQIDSLPDSMIGLSELHEAGFYSESMLPLTRERAVELYHDGVTVYGLIGAVGVQEQSQRVMDLELDILQHDGLFGVTKFEWENYRRSQETVMTPEEKAKIKETLLLESDGNRYGIYQINSDQEERGYQFLSLEAAKEMGFTVDGKDYQMVYSERLRDATTLDNLFERFNVERPNDFTGHSMSVSDVIIMNRGGRLTAYYVDSFGFAELPDFVAQRVEILNTNPVKAYPEVYMGTLEKAMQERNVDAYLDSRKLNIDCKNAIEQAIAEKFDGMSLNPDTATGVIEKYGEERVAFVLANTLKQLSYDGRFSDGNKRWADGIDIPENISRGMDLNRDYIVSSHPAVLNGFIDMARNEIRTRKLEEVLGVKNQHITENTRGYEADGHTGTWYAVDMKTYHGERFFQMRSEEYGQEVADIIVSENGTLVAEDIWHGFDEGAREAISEYLEENGATVYDLMNIPDQATVILADGTVMKITEQQTISTDTWEPTLTGQNQQGEEQKFSFFEIHKVRENNGIDLKMPENHYIDQYYVIEDLAAKGGMKIERYKDLGAALGAYYSLPNHKMKALGIENTAPLRGSLDFIQCKNGIDTLIYDCQEVEGWLNPQIYTTFKDIRNSLAGHDTEIAYQIGEQYFTIQTVEDGYDYTFYDKDYLEMDGGVYDNPNISISEAIENILEEEGLSIEDANVMDYEEMYAEIEYAEEERLEKIQFERNCPKAFFDGYDREAALKNYEGITVQFKMSGMYLTVQPTEEGYKYLVYDQELHEISGDACGNPEDSIQKAMYASLKNEGLEDVECVKVDDREFRDKVISHSKEVLASGDVRFTSELGRCETALNGMGRAEIEYEVLFHARAVLEEMGLENEVTLIGARVHGSRSRDDLYRADSDLDVVLSYRGNIREDSFFNELNSYGMAIAGIKVDINPILEERITLSEYIKESEAYLDQQEIKKLAVDLDNFSYEYDTYEYKDTVENREEQVEKITEDILNKDTAGLKDWLTEVSEESDIDSDVVTARSLLSRLENAETRSVFTRQPEQEQPEATITFYVAECMEFPVMGEYHENLTLEEALRIYETIPADRMNGIKGVGFELHDGSDYDGPYDLMRLGKVDREGVEMIRHYKESPLVQKAMDDVEKYFAQKQELTKRTEQAVGDKPVQKENGSQPKSRKESVLQALRERQAKIKEQEQNAAKEKSRTHKKGEVSL from the coding sequence ATGGCAAACAGAGAAGAACAGTTAAAGCAGATTACAGAGCAGTTGGAACAGGGCGTTGCGGAAATATTCACATCAGAAAAATATACGGAATATCTGAACACAATGGCAAAGTTCCATAATTACAGTTTTAATAATACCCTGCTGATCGCCATGCAGAAACCGGAAGCGACACTGGTAGCCGGGTATCAGGCATGGCAGAAGAAATTTAACCGACAGGTAAAAAGAGGAGAAAAAGGCATCCAGATTATTGCCCCGGCTCCGTTTAAAGAGAAACAGGAGATTGAAAAAACAGATCCGGAAACAGGTGAGATTGTGATCGGGGAAGATGGACAGCCGGAAACAGAAGTGGTAGAGCGTGTCATTACAAAATTCCGGGTTACGACAGTATTTGATGTCCGCCAGACCACAGGAGAACCAATTCCAGAGTTTGAGGTATCAGAACTGGAGGGGGATGTTCTGATTTACCATGATTTTATGGAAGCACTGAAAACGGTTGCCCCAGTTCCCATCCGTTTTATTGAAATTGACGGGGAAGCGAAAGGCTTTTATCAGATTGTAGATAAATATATTGCTGTTCAGCCTGGTATGAGTGAGGCACAGACCATGAAAACTGCGGTGCATGAAACCGCACATGCAGTATTGCATGATCGTGACCAGATGGAAGCAGAGGGCGTCGTAAAAGACCAGCTTACAAAAGAAGTGGAAGCAGAAAGTGTTGCTTATGTGGTATGTAATCATTTTGGACTGGACACATCGGAGTATTCCTTTTCCTATATTGCGAGTTGGTCTTCTGGTAAAAATATGAAAGAACTTCGTGCTTCCATGGACACCGTCCGTAAGACATCTGCTGAACTGATCGGGCAGATTGAAGAAAAGGTAAAAGAACTTCAGGCAGAAAGATCGGAACAGGAGGCAACTGTTGGGGAGCAGACAGAAGAACTGAGTGCCATGCAGTATGCGGAGCAGACGATTAACCGTCTGGAACAGGAACGGACGATTTTCAGCAATGACCAGAGAAATCTTATCGTAAATTTTGCTTATAAACTGGATGACAGGGATGCAACGGAAAAACTGGCAGAGAATCTTGCAGAGGCTATTCTGAATGGGAACAGAGAAGAGGTAATAAAACTGCTCGGAGAAGCAGAGGAACAGATTGACAGTCTGCCAGATTCGATGATCGGGTTATCTGAATTACATGAAGCTGGATTTTATTCGGAAAGTATGCTTCCGCTTACCAGAGAACGGGCAGTGGAACTGTACCATGATGGGGTAACGGTTTACGGATTGATCGGAGCAGTGGGAGTCCAGGAGCAGTCACAGAGGGTTATGGATCTGGAACTGGATATTTTACAGCATGACGGGTTATTCGGAGTGACGAAATTTGAATGGGAAAATTACCGGAGAAGTCAGGAAACGGTTATGACACCGGAAGAAAAAGCAAAGATCAAAGAAACACTTCTTCTGGAAAGTGATGGAAACCGCTATGGTATTTATCAGATCAACAGTGACCAGGAAGAAAGAGGGTATCAGTTTTTAAGTCTGGAAGCAGCAAAGGAAATGGGATTCACCGTAGATGGTAAAGACTATCAGATGGTTTACAGTGAAAGACTGAGAGATGCTACGACACTGGACAACCTCTTTGAGCGTTTTAATGTAGAACGTCCAAACGATTTTACCGGGCATTCCATGTCAGTCAGTGATGTGATCATTATGAACCGGGGCGGCAGATTAACCGCATACTATGTGGATTCCTTTGGCTTTGCAGAATTGCCGGACTTTGTGGCACAGAGAGTTGAAATATTAAATACCAATCCGGTAAAAGCATATCCGGAAGTTTATATGGGAACTTTGGAAAAGGCTATGCAGGAGAGAAATGTAGATGCTTACCTGGATTCCAGAAAACTGAATATTGACTGCAAAAATGCAATCGAACAGGCAATCGCAGAAAAATTTGATGGCATGAGTCTGAACCCGGATACTGCAACAGGTGTGATTGAAAAATATGGAGAGGAACGTGTTGCCTTTGTTCTGGCAAATACGTTAAAGCAGCTTTCCTATGATGGAAGATTTTCTGATGGCAATAAACGGTGGGCAGATGGCATTGATATTCCAGAAAATATTAGCCGGGGAATGGATCTGAACAGGGACTATATTGTGAGCAGTCATCCTGCAGTATTGAATGGCTTCATTGATATGGCGAGAAACGAAATCCGTACCCGGAAACTGGAAGAGGTGCTTGGTGTGAAAAATCAGCATATCACTGAAAATACAAGAGGGTATGAAGCAGACGGACATACAGGCACCTGGTATGCAGTGGATATGAAAACGTATCATGGGGAGCGATTCTTCCAGATGCGAAGTGAGGAATACGGTCAGGAAGTGGCAGATATTATTGTTTCAGAGAATGGAACACTGGTGGCAGAGGACATCTGGCATGGATTTGATGAAGGAGCCAGGGAAGCTATTTCAGAATATCTGGAAGAAAATGGTGCAACAGTATATGACTTGATGAATATTCCAGACCAGGCAACAGTTATCTTAGCAGATGGGACGGTTATGAAAATAACGGAACAGCAGACGATCAGTACAGATACATGGGAACCGACACTGACCGGACAGAATCAGCAGGGGGAAGAACAGAAATTTAGTTTCTTCGAGATACATAAAGTCAGAGAAAATAATGGCATTGACCTGAAAATGCCAGAAAATCATTATATTGACCAATATTATGTGATCGAAGATCTGGCAGCAAAAGGTGGAATGAAGATTGAACGATATAAGGATCTTGGAGCTGCCCTTGGAGCATATTACTCTCTGCCAAACCATAAAATGAAAGCTCTTGGAATTGAAAATACGGCACCGCTGAGAGGCAGTCTTGATTTTATCCAGTGCAAAAATGGAATAGATACATTGATTTATGATTGCCAGGAAGTGGAAGGATGGCTGAATCCGCAGATATACACTACCTTTAAGGACATACGAAATAGTCTGGCAGGACATGATACAGAGATTGCATACCAGATTGGAGAACAGTATTTTACAATCCAGACAGTAGAAGATGGGTATGATTATACGTTCTATGATAAGGATTACTTGGAAATGGATGGCGGTGTCTACGATAATCCGAATATTTCTATTTCAGAAGCAATCGAGAACATTTTAGAGGAAGAAGGATTGTCCATAGAAGATGCAAATGTGATGGATTATGAAGAAATGTATGCAGAAATTGAATATGCAGAAGAAGAGAGACTGGAGAAGATACAGTTTGAACGTAATTGTCCAAAGGCTTTTTTTGATGGTTATGACAGGGAAGCGGCATTAAAAAATTATGAGGGAATAACCGTACAATTTAAAATGTCTGGTATGTATTTAACAGTGCAGCCGACTGAGGAAGGCTATAAATATCTGGTTTATGATCAGGAACTTCATGAAATTTCAGGAGATGCCTGTGGAAATCCAGAAGATTCTATTCAGAAAGCAATGTATGCCAGTCTAAAAAATGAAGGATTGGAAGATGTTGAATGTGTAAAAGTTGATGACAGGGAGTTTCGGGATAAGGTAATCAGTCATTCTAAAGAGGTGTTGGCCAGTGGAGATGTTCGATTCACTTCAGAACTTGGCAGATGTGAAACAGCATTGAATGGGATGGGCAGGGCAGAAATTGAATATGAAGTTTTATTTCATGCAAGAGCTGTGCTGGAAGAAATGGGACTGGAAAATGAAGTTACATTGATTGGGGCGAGAGTACATGGTTCCAGAAGCAGAGATGACCTGTATCGTGCAGATTCTGATCTTGATGTGGTGCTTTCTTATCGAGGAAATATTCGGGAGGATAGTTTTTTTAATGAATTGAATTCGTATGGTATGGCAATAGCAGGCATTAAAGTAGACATTAACCCGATCTTAGAAGAAAGAATTACTCTGTCAGAGTATATAAAGGAATCGGAAGCCTATCTTGATCAGCAGGAAATCAAGAAACTTGCAGTGGACTTGGATAATTTTAGTTATGAGTATGATACTTATGAATATAAGGATACCGTTGAAAATAGGGAAGAACAGGTCGAGAAAATCACAGAGGATATTTTGAACAAGGATACAGCAGGCTTAAAAGACTGGCTGACTGAGGTGTCGGAAGAATCGGATATAGACAGTGATGTAGTCACAGCCCGGTCATTACTTTCACGTCTGGAAAATGCAGAAACACGCTCTGTTTTTACCAGACAGCCAGAGCAGGAACAGCCAGAAGCCACGATCACTTTTTATGTTGCGGAGTGTATGGAATTTCCTGTTATGGGTGAGTATCATGAGAACCTTACCTTGGAAGAAGCACTACGCATTTATGAAACAATTCCTGCAGATCGCATGAATGGAATAAAAGGTGTTGGATTTGAATTGCATGATGGGAGTGATTATGATGGACCGTATGATCTTATGCGACTGGGAAAAGTTGACCGGGAAGGTGTGGAGATGATCCGACATTATAAGGAAAGTCCATTAGTTCAAAAAGCAATGGACGATGTGGAAAAATATTTTGCTCAGAAGCAGGAGCTTACAAAAAGAACAGAGCAGGCAGTTGGAGATAAGCCTGTACAGAAAGAAAATGGTTCACAGCCAAAGAGTAGAAAAGAATCAGTTCTTCAGGCACTCAGAGAGCGTCAGGCGAAAATAAAAGAGCAGGAACAGAATGCAGCAAAAGAAAAATCCAGAACACATAAGAAGGGAGAGGTGTCATTATGA